Proteins encoded by one window of Streptomyces uncialis:
- a CDS encoding radical SAM protein: MAVPRMLWEKYFQYERDGEAVLLDPVALDSVFIDSGEVHDLAGVPPTTTHEALAGLGFTPGGPAADRREALHDRLRILGLDRAPVRVSGLRVVLTDRCNMTCTYCFVDTNSGKPDLTKEELSDGLEFLFEQNAGHEEVSIQWFGGEPTIRFDLMRYGDQLADTLAARYDVARVRRTVVTNGARLTEVVLDHFVAYEYGVGISIDGPPGINSAHRLLLGGQPADDRIRRNVARFIEADGLHVGCNLTPTAANIGRLAETVRWIIDDLGLKFIYVNTPIPTAGHWQVNGADLARELYEARQAALTRGGMLFSVLDRAFQALDTRRPMLFDHMQGDRSLNAALLPGNRVSLCDINFTEPSFLHTLDELRSDPGLLAGVAKKVAPVPECGNCPALAICGGPSRNEQALIGGSTPDPEMCSFYTSTVEIAVWDNTGVQ; this comes from the coding sequence ATGGCCGTCCCCCGGATGCTGTGGGAGAAGTACTTCCAGTACGAACGGGACGGGGAAGCGGTTCTCCTCGACCCGGTCGCGCTGGACAGTGTGTTCATCGACTCCGGCGAGGTCCACGACCTCGCCGGGGTCCCCCCGACCACCACCCATGAAGCCCTCGCCGGGCTCGGCTTCACCCCCGGCGGCCCTGCGGCCGACCGGCGCGAAGCACTCCATGACCGTCTTCGAATTCTCGGCCTCGACCGAGCCCCCGTCCGTGTCAGCGGCCTGCGGGTCGTCCTCACCGACCGCTGCAACATGACCTGCACCTATTGCTTCGTCGATACGAACAGCGGCAAACCGGACCTGACGAAGGAAGAACTCTCGGACGGGCTGGAGTTCCTGTTCGAGCAGAACGCCGGCCACGAAGAGGTGTCCATCCAGTGGTTCGGCGGCGAGCCGACCATCCGCTTCGATCTCATGCGGTACGGAGACCAACTCGCCGACACCCTCGCCGCCCGCTACGACGTGGCCAGGGTGCGCCGCACCGTGGTCACCAACGGTGCCCGCCTGACCGAGGTAGTTCTCGATCACTTCGTCGCGTACGAGTACGGAGTCGGCATCTCTATCGACGGACCTCCAGGCATCAACTCCGCGCACCGGCTTCTCCTCGGCGGGCAGCCCGCCGACGACCGGATTCGCCGCAACGTCGCCCGGTTCATCGAGGCGGACGGGCTGCATGTGGGCTGCAACCTCACCCCGACAGCCGCGAACATCGGACGCCTCGCCGAGACCGTCCGGTGGATCATCGATGACCTCGGGCTGAAGTTCATCTACGTCAACACGCCCATCCCGACTGCGGGCCACTGGCAGGTCAACGGCGCCGATCTCGCGCGGGAGCTGTACGAGGCACGCCAGGCCGCTCTGACACGGGGCGGGATGCTGTTCTCCGTCCTGGACCGCGCCTTCCAGGCCCTGGACACCCGGCGGCCGATGCTGTTCGACCATATGCAGGGCGACCGTAGTCTGAACGCCGCCCTGCTGCCGGGCAACCGGGTCAGCCTCTGCGACATCAACTTCACCGAACCGTCGTTCCTGCACACCCTCGACGAGCTGCGGTCCGATCCCGGTCTCCTGGCCGGCGTGGCGAAGAAGGTCGCCCCGGTCCCCGAGTGCGGGAACTGCCCCGCGCTCGCCATCTGTGGTGGTCCGTCCCGCAACGAACAGGCCCTCATCGGCGGCAGCACCCCGGACCCCGAGATGTGCTCCTTCTATACGAGCACCGTGGAGATCGCGGTCTGGGACAACACGGGGGTGCAATGA
- a CDS encoding helix-turn-helix domain-containing protein: MGESLTLGDRLRVARKTRGLSTAQLAQRVAVSASQIQKLESGVRRATPSLISALARALRFGPEVLTGQPYYGDPEAEDGVHAVIPELRRTLLCFDAPDELEIRPRALPVLASEVDQISALRRDARYVPMGPLLPPVITELTHVALGTRGVEQQQAFWHLARAYRAVNSLAHKMGHHDLGNTALERVRWAADRSGDPLMQVTAGFLVAGSMLRQGATETARRKLKGLRGELERLQPERSYTDDALAVDGALLLKLAVVDSRENNPEGAEEFLREAEQVAHMTDNRDSHAYEMSFGPTNIRIHAVHALIDTGDSEQALARLSEWGQGGAAWVPPASTVGERSSHHHIDVASARLVEGDRGGAFSELKRARKIAPSHTRFHPSVRETLGSLLRMDAHPSTELSAFGAWAGVA, encoded by the coding sequence GTGGGTGAGAGCTTGACGCTGGGAGACCGGCTCCGGGTGGCACGCAAGACGCGGGGGTTGTCCACCGCGCAGCTTGCCCAGCGGGTAGCGGTCTCCGCCAGCCAGATCCAGAAGCTTGAATCCGGAGTCCGGAGGGCGACACCGAGTCTGATATCGGCCCTGGCGCGGGCGCTGCGCTTCGGCCCAGAAGTCTTGACGGGCCAGCCGTACTACGGGGACCCGGAAGCCGAGGACGGAGTGCACGCCGTCATCCCGGAACTGCGACGGACCCTGCTCTGCTTCGACGCCCCCGACGAACTGGAGATCCGGCCGCGAGCGCTGCCGGTCCTGGCCTCCGAGGTGGACCAGATCTCGGCTCTGCGGCGGGATGCCCGATACGTGCCGATGGGGCCATTGCTGCCCCCGGTGATCACTGAGCTGACTCATGTGGCACTTGGCACCAGGGGTGTTGAACAGCAGCAGGCGTTCTGGCACCTGGCTCGCGCGTATCGAGCGGTCAACAGCCTCGCGCACAAGATGGGGCACCACGACCTGGGCAACACGGCCCTGGAACGGGTTCGGTGGGCCGCCGACCGAAGTGGCGATCCGTTGATGCAGGTCACCGCTGGCTTCCTGGTGGCGGGGTCGATGCTGCGCCAGGGCGCGACCGAGACTGCCCGGCGCAAGCTGAAGGGGCTACGGGGCGAGCTGGAGCGGCTCCAGCCGGAGCGTTCGTACACCGACGACGCGCTGGCGGTCGATGGGGCGCTGTTGCTGAAGCTCGCGGTGGTCGACTCGCGCGAGAACAACCCCGAGGGTGCCGAGGAGTTCCTCCGGGAGGCCGAGCAGGTCGCGCATATGACGGACAACAGGGACAGCCACGCCTACGAGATGAGCTTCGGGCCGACGAACATCAGGATCCATGCCGTGCACGCGCTGATCGACACCGGGGACAGCGAACAGGCACTGGCCCGGCTCTCCGAATGGGGACAGGGCGGAGCCGCCTGGGTGCCCCCAGCCTCGACGGTTGGTGAGCGATCCAGCCACCACCACATCGACGTCGCGTCCGCGCGCCTTGTGGAAGGGGATCGTGGCGGCGCGTTCTCCGAGCTGAAACGGGCGAGGAAGATCGCTCCTAGCCACACCCGATTCCACCCATCCGTGCGTGAAACACTCGGATCGCTGCTGCGCATGGACGCACACCCGTCCACCGAGCTGTCTGCGTTTGGTGCTTGGGCGGGCGTCGCCTAG
- the serS gene encoding serine--tRNA ligase, with protein sequence MHDARALIDMGAEAVRRLDRRGYSLDLSRLEDLQSRRNHNIRAADELRAESKRVAGEVQRTAKQGGDISELKDRARELKDQIREIDAGQEQVQEELRELLLTIPNLPDETAPDGDSDEFAVEIRRVGTPPTFSFEPKDHVDLGEATGILDFARATKLSGPRFAVSRGAGAALERALATLFLDIHTRRHGYIEHGVPYLVTRKTMTGTGQLPKFEEDLFRTGTADRDLFLIPTAEVPLTNLYADEIIPPADLPLALTAHTPCFRSEAGSYGRDTRGLIRQHQFSKVEMVRIVDPETADAELETMVGHAEACLKELGLAYRVVRLAAGDTGFSAQLTYDIEVWIPSQNTYREISSVSNFGTFQARRANIRTRGEDGKPRLVATLNGSGLPIGRTVAALLEQCQQQDGSLVLPESLFPYLGFRRISADGTPEA encoded by the coding sequence ATGCATGATGCCCGCGCCTTGATCGACATGGGTGCCGAAGCGGTTCGTCGGCTCGATCGGCGCGGCTACTCCCTGGACCTGTCCCGACTGGAAGACCTTCAGTCCCGGCGCAATCACAACATCCGCGCGGCCGACGAACTGCGGGCCGAGTCCAAGCGGGTGGCGGGCGAGGTCCAGCGGACGGCGAAGCAGGGTGGGGACATCTCCGAGCTGAAGGACCGCGCTCGCGAGCTGAAGGACCAGATCCGTGAGATCGACGCGGGACAGGAGCAGGTCCAGGAGGAGCTTCGTGAGCTGCTTCTGACCATCCCGAACCTTCCCGACGAGACGGCGCCCGACGGCGACTCCGACGAGTTCGCGGTCGAGATCCGGCGCGTCGGCACCCCGCCGACGTTCTCGTTCGAGCCGAAGGACCACGTCGACCTGGGCGAGGCCACCGGCATCCTCGACTTCGCCCGCGCCACGAAGCTGTCCGGACCGCGCTTCGCCGTCTCACGAGGCGCCGGTGCCGCCCTGGAGCGTGCCCTGGCCACGCTCTTCCTCGACATCCACACCCGCCGCCACGGCTACATCGAGCACGGCGTCCCGTACCTGGTCACCCGCAAGACGATGACCGGCACCGGGCAGTTGCCGAAGTTCGAGGAAGACCTGTTCAGGACCGGCACGGCGGACCGTGACCTGTTCCTCATCCCGACGGCCGAGGTCCCGCTGACCAACCTCTACGCCGACGAGATCATCCCGCCCGCCGACCTGCCCCTGGCCCTCACAGCACACACCCCGTGCTTCCGCTCCGAGGCCGGCTCGTACGGGCGCGACACCCGGGGCCTGATCCGACAGCACCAGTTCTCCAAGGTCGAGATGGTCAGGATCGTCGACCCGGAGACGGCGGACGCCGAGCTGGAGACGATGGTCGGCCACGCCGAGGCATGCCTGAAGGAGCTCGGCCTCGCCTACCGCGTGGTCAGGCTGGCGGCCGGTGACACGGGCTTCTCCGCCCAGCTCACGTACGACATCGAGGTCTGGATCCCGAGCCAGAACACGTACCGCGAGATCTCCTCGGTCTCGAACTTCGGCACCTTCCAGGCCCGCCGGGCGAACATCCGGACCCGGGGTGAGGACGGCAAGCCCAGGCTCGTCGCCACCCTCAACGGCTCCGGCCTGCCCATCGGCCGCACCGTGGCCGCCCTCCTTGAACAGTGCCAGCAGCAGGACGGCTCCCTCGTCCTTCCCGAATCCCTATTCCCGTACCTCGGCTTCCGCCGTATCTCGGCGGACGGAACACCGGAGGCATGA
- a CDS encoding CopG family transcriptional regulator, with protein sequence MATKKVTVTIPEDLLEEIRGEAAERGLSAYVAEALRSKRDRDRLVELVGWLEEEHGPVTESERAEVRGELDDLDAEHARRATGQRRAGEAA encoded by the coding sequence ATGGCAACGAAAAAAGTGACGGTGACGATCCCCGAGGACCTCCTTGAGGAGATCCGTGGAGAGGCGGCCGAGCGGGGACTGTCGGCGTATGTGGCCGAGGCGCTGCGGTCCAAGCGCGACCGCGACCGGCTCGTAGAGCTTGTCGGCTGGCTGGAGGAGGAGCACGGACCGGTCACGGAAAGTGAACGCGCTGAGGTGCGCGGCGAACTGGACGACCTTGACGCCGAGCATGCGCGTCGCGCGACCGGGCAGCGCCGTGCGGGAGAAGCCGCGTGA
- a CDS encoding PIN domain-containing protein — protein sequence MRKRVGDPGRRLRVFVLDSEALSLAVRGDRMMIARLKLAAAGEAEVVTSPMTLVEAYDGRTTEQRWDWVLSRISVADIGKDEARQARRLLADTGLHGHKYAIDAILAVIARQQTGQVTVFTSDVDDLERLVPDRIVVKKV from the coding sequence GTGAGGAAACGGGTCGGTGACCCTGGCCGACGACTTCGCGTCTTCGTGCTCGACAGCGAGGCCCTTTCGCTGGCAGTGCGCGGGGATCGGATGATGATCGCCCGGCTCAAGCTGGCCGCTGCTGGTGAAGCCGAGGTGGTGACCTCTCCTATGACCCTCGTCGAGGCATACGACGGCAGAACCACCGAACAGCGCTGGGACTGGGTCCTGTCCCGCATCAGCGTTGCCGACATCGGGAAGGACGAAGCGCGGCAGGCCCGTCGGCTCCTGGCCGACACAGGTCTGCACGGCCACAAGTACGCCATCGACGCCATACTCGCCGTCATCGCGCGACAGCAGACGGGCCAGGTCACGGTCTTCACCTCCGACGTGGACGACTTGGAACGGCTGGTTCCCGACAGGATCGTCGTCAAGAAGGTGTGA
- a CDS encoding cobalt-precorrin-6A reductase: MHVLILGGTAEARRLAELLTAPAVPGRTVTSSLAGRVAAPRLPPGEVRIGGFGGAEGLAGWLVRERVDVLVDATHPFAGTMSFHAAGAARTAGVPLVALRRPGWEAVDGDDWRSAGSLAEAAALLPSLGSRVFLTTGRTGLAAFTGRPELDALWFLVRSVDPPEPPVPRRMDVLLDRGPFALDGERALLAAHRIDVLVTKDSGGRATAPKLTAAREAGVPVVVVRRPPVPDGVPVVAGPEEAAHWVTGRTAA, translated from the coding sequence GTGCACGTACTGATCCTGGGCGGGACAGCCGAGGCCCGGCGGCTCGCGGAGCTGCTGACCGCGCCCGCCGTCCCGGGCCGGACGGTCACCTCGTCGCTCGCCGGACGGGTCGCCGCGCCCCGGCTGCCGCCCGGTGAGGTGCGGATCGGCGGCTTCGGGGGAGCCGAGGGGCTGGCCGGCTGGCTGGTGCGGGAACGCGTCGATGTGCTGGTGGACGCCACGCACCCGTTCGCGGGGACCATGAGCTTCCACGCGGCCGGGGCCGCGCGGACGGCCGGGGTGCCGCTGGTCGCGCTGCGGCGGCCCGGGTGGGAAGCCGTCGACGGGGACGACTGGCGGTCCGCCGGTTCGCTGGCCGAGGCCGCCGCGCTGCTGCCGTCGCTCGGGTCCCGGGTGTTCCTCACCACGGGACGGACGGGGCTCGCCGCGTTCACCGGTCGCCCGGAACTGGACGCGCTGTGGTTCCTGGTGCGGTCCGTCGACCCGCCGGAGCCGCCCGTACCCCGGCGGATGGACGTCCTGCTGGACCGGGGGCCGTTCGCGCTGGACGGTGAACGGGCGCTGCTCGCCGCGCACCGGATCGACGTCCTCGTCACCAAGGACAGCGGAGGCCGCGCCACCGCCCCGAAGCTCACCGCCGCGCGCGAGGCCGGCGTACCGGTGGTGGTCGTCCGCAGACCGCCCGTACCGGATGGGGTGCCGGTGGTGGCGGGGCCCGAGGAGGCCGCCCACTGGGTCACGGGACGGACGGCCGCCTGA
- a CDS encoding precorrin-2 C(20)-methyltransferase: MTEPQSGRLYGVGLGPGDPSLMTVRAVEVIAGADVVAYHSARHGRSIARSIAARHLRPGQIEEPLVYPLTTETTDHPGGYRGAMDEFYEEAAVRLAAHLDAGRSVAVLAEGDPLFYSSYMHMHKRLAHRYPTEVIPGVTSVSAAAARLGTPLVEAEEVLTVLPGTLPEEELTARLAATDSAVVMKLGRTFGKVRRALDASGRLAEAKYVERATMDGERTGDLAEVDEDTVPYFSVAVLPSRVDAGRPERERGEVVVVGTGPAGPLWLTPESRGALAGADDLVGYTTYLDRVPVRSGQTRHGSDNRVESERAEFALQLAARGRKVAVVSGGDPGIFAMATAVLEVASEDAYRDIPVQVLPGVTAANAAAARAGAPLGHDYATISLSDRLKPWEVVAERLHKAASADLVLALYNPGSRSRTWQVGKARELLLEHRAPDTPVVVARDVGGPTERVRIVALTDLDPAEVDMRTILLIGSSQTRTVRRGADETIVWTPRRYPET; the protein is encoded by the coding sequence CTGACGGAACCGCAGTCGGGACGGCTGTACGGGGTCGGGCTCGGCCCCGGGGACCCGTCGCTGATGACCGTACGGGCCGTCGAGGTGATCGCCGGGGCGGATGTCGTCGCGTACCACAGCGCGCGCCACGGGCGGTCGATCGCACGGTCGATCGCGGCCCGCCATCTGCGGCCCGGCCAGATCGAGGAGCCGCTGGTCTACCCGCTCACCACGGAGACCACCGACCACCCAGGCGGCTACCGGGGCGCGATGGACGAGTTCTACGAGGAGGCCGCAGTCCGGCTCGCCGCGCATCTCGACGCGGGCCGCAGCGTGGCCGTCCTCGCGGAGGGCGACCCGCTCTTCTACAGCTCGTACATGCACATGCACAAGCGGCTCGCGCACCGCTATCCGACCGAGGTGATCCCCGGGGTGACGTCGGTCAGCGCGGCGGCGGCCCGCCTCGGCACCCCGCTGGTGGAGGCCGAGGAGGTGCTGACGGTCCTGCCGGGCACCCTGCCCGAGGAGGAGCTGACGGCCCGCCTCGCCGCGACCGACTCGGCCGTGGTCATGAAGCTGGGCCGCACCTTCGGCAAGGTCCGCCGCGCGCTGGACGCCTCCGGCCGGCTGGCCGAGGCCAAGTACGTGGAGCGCGCCACGATGGACGGGGAGCGCACCGGGGACCTCGCGGAGGTGGACGAGGACACCGTGCCGTACTTCTCGGTGGCCGTGCTGCCCAGCCGGGTCGACGCCGGGCGTCCGGAGCGGGAGCGGGGCGAGGTCGTCGTCGTCGGCACCGGACCGGCGGGCCCGCTGTGGCTGACCCCCGAGTCGCGGGGCGCCCTCGCCGGCGCGGACGACCTCGTCGGCTACACCACGTACCTGGACCGGGTGCCCGTACGCTCCGGGCAGACGCGGCACGGGTCGGACAACAGGGTGGAGTCGGAGCGCGCCGAGTTCGCGCTGCAACTCGCCGCGCGCGGCCGGAAGGTCGCTGTCGTCTCGGGCGGCGACCCGGGGATCTTCGCCATGGCGACGGCCGTCCTGGAGGTGGCCTCCGAGGACGCCTACCGGGACATCCCCGTCCAGGTGCTCCCGGGAGTGACGGCCGCGAACGCGGCGGCGGCCCGCGCGGGCGCCCCCCTCGGCCACGACTACGCGACCATCTCGCTGTCCGACCGGCTCAAGCCGTGGGAGGTGGTCGCGGAACGCCTGCACAAGGCGGCCTCGGCCGATCTGGTGCTCGCCCTGTACAACCCGGGCTCGCGCTCGCGTACCTGGCAGGTCGGCAAGGCCCGCGAGCTGCTGCTCGAACACCGCGCGCCGGACACCCCGGTGGTGGTCGCCCGCGATGTCGGCGGCCCCACGGAGCGGGTACGGATCGTGGCCCTCACGGACCTGGACCCCGCGGAGGTCGACATGCGCACGATCCTGCTGATCGGCTCCTCCCAGACCCGGACGGTCAGGCGCGGCGCCGACGAGACGATCGTCTGGACCCCCCGCCGCTACCCGGAGACATGA
- a CDS encoding precorrin-8X methylmutase: MSENRVFDYEKDGAEIYRRSFATIRAEADLTGLPDDVGRVAVRMIHACGMVDLVRDLAHSPAVVARAREALRAGAPILCDATMVASGVTRKRLPAANEVICTLSDPAVPDLAARLGTTRSAAALELWRDRLDGAVVAVGNAPTALFRLLEMIEEGAPRPAAVIGVPVGFIGAAESKDELAAHPSGLEYLVVRGRRGGSAMAAAALNAIASEEE, from the coding sequence GTGAGCGAGAACAGAGTGTTCGACTACGAGAAGGACGGGGCGGAGATCTACCGCCGGTCCTTTGCCACCATCCGCGCCGAGGCGGACCTCACGGGCCTGCCCGACGATGTCGGCAGGGTCGCGGTCCGGATGATCCACGCCTGCGGCATGGTCGACCTGGTCCGTGACCTCGCCCATTCCCCGGCCGTGGTGGCCCGCGCGCGCGAGGCGCTCCGGGCCGGCGCGCCGATCCTGTGCGACGCCACGATGGTGGCGAGCGGGGTGACCCGCAAGCGGCTGCCCGCCGCGAACGAGGTGATCTGCACCCTGTCCGACCCGGCCGTGCCGGACCTCGCCGCCCGCCTCGGCACCACCCGCAGCGCCGCCGCGCTGGAACTGTGGCGGGACCGCCTCGACGGCGCGGTCGTCGCCGTCGGCAACGCCCCCACCGCGCTGTTCCGGCTGCTGGAGATGATCGAGGAGGGCGCGCCCCGCCCGGCCGCGGTGATCGGTGTGCCGGTCGGGTTCATCGGCGCCGCGGAGTCCAAGGACGAGCTGGCCGCCCACCCGTCGGGCCTGGAGTACCTGGTGGTGCGGGGCCGCCGGGGCGGCAGCGCGATGGCCGCCGCCGCGCTCAACGCCATCGCCAGCGAGGAGGAGTGA
- a CDS encoding cobalamin biosynthesis protein CobG — protein MANSVANTDTPGRRTEDGEHAAGEQRAADVRTPGDGGDACPGALRLHLADDGPLARIRIPGGVLTTAQTEALAHAAHHLGDGELHLTSRGNVQLRALRTETCGADLATALHTAGLLPSATHERVRNIVASPLSGLDGQGHRDLAPWLHALDTLLCASAPAAHLSGRFLFALDDGRGDMASLEPDITLVAGPRATATVTIGGTTLTVPADDAPRIAVYAAEAFVAAARNAGADRVWRLADLPGGPEAVRALAREVAHRPDVTATLTDSATVTPTDPADATATAIKAKATPTPGAFPGGVSVAVPLGRFTPAQWTAVRHIAARTGLGVRLTPWRGAVLPGATPADLMALAATGLVTEPGSPWTGVTACIGRPGCAKSLADVRSDARTAVHRTHVPVQPPAHVPAQHPADGQAEPPVHWSGCARRCGRPRGDRVDVVAVVGGYEVTAVRAGKAGRTTSVTGTSSLAATVAAARTGT, from the coding sequence GTGGCGAACAGCGTGGCGAACACGGACACCCCGGGCCGACGCACGGAGGACGGAGAGCACGCCGCGGGCGAGCAGCGCGCGGCGGACGTGCGGACCCCCGGCGACGGGGGCGACGCCTGCCCCGGCGCACTCCGTCTGCACCTCGCCGACGACGGCCCCCTCGCCAGGATCCGTATCCCCGGCGGAGTCCTCACCACCGCCCAGACGGAAGCCCTGGCCCACGCCGCCCACCACCTCGGCGACGGCGAACTGCACCTCACCTCACGCGGCAACGTCCAGCTACGGGCCCTCCGCACGGAGACCTGCGGAGCCGACCTGGCCACCGCGCTGCACACCGCCGGCCTCCTGCCCTCCGCGACCCACGAACGCGTACGGAACATCGTCGCGTCCCCGCTGTCCGGCCTCGACGGACAGGGCCACCGCGACCTGGCCCCGTGGCTCCACGCCCTCGACACCCTGCTCTGCGCCAGCGCCCCCGCCGCGCACCTGTCGGGCCGGTTCCTGTTCGCCCTGGACGACGGCCGCGGGGACATGGCGTCCCTGGAACCCGACATCACCCTCGTGGCCGGACCGCGCGCCACCGCGACCGTCACGATCGGCGGGACCACGCTCACCGTGCCGGCCGACGACGCCCCCCGCATCGCCGTGTACGCCGCGGAGGCGTTCGTCGCGGCGGCCCGGAACGCCGGGGCGGACCGCGTCTGGCGGCTGGCGGACCTCCCCGGCGGCCCCGAAGCGGTCCGCGCGCTGGCCCGCGAGGTGGCCCACCGCCCGGACGTCACCGCGACGCTCACCGACAGCGCCACGGTGACGCCCACGGACCCGGCCGATGCCACCGCGACCGCCATCAAGGCCAAGGCGACCCCCACCCCCGGCGCGTTCCCCGGAGGCGTGTCCGTCGCCGTCCCCCTGGGCCGCTTCACCCCCGCCCAATGGACGGCCGTACGGCACATCGCGGCCCGCACAGGGCTCGGCGTCCGCCTGACCCCCTGGCGCGGCGCGGTCCTCCCCGGCGCGACCCCCGCCGACCTCATGGCGCTCGCCGCCACCGGACTCGTGACGGAGCCCGGCTCCCCATGGACCGGGGTCACCGCGTGCATAGGCCGTCCCGGCTGCGCCAAGTCACTGGCGGACGTCAGGTCCGACGCGCGGACAGCCGTCCACCGGACCCACGTACCGGTCCAGCCCCCGGCCCACGTACCGGCCCAGCACCCGGCCGACGGACAGGCCGAACCCCCCGTCCACTGGTCCGGCTGTGCGCGCCGCTGCGGGCGCCCCCGGGGTGACCGGGTCGACGTCGTCGCCGTCGTCGGCGGTTACGAGGTCACCGCCGTACGCGCGGGCAAGGCCGGCCGTACGACCTCGGTGACGGGAACCTCATCGCTCGCGGCTACCGTGGCGGCGGCACGCACCGGAACATGA